A segment of the Georgenia sp. M64 genome:
TGTACGCGGCGCTCACGAACAACACCGCCCGCACCTTCGCGCAGGTGGACGAGCCCAACCCGCGGGCGTTCAACAAGTTCGGCCAGGTGCTCGAGCTGGCGCACGTGAACGGCGACGCGACGGGCGCGGCGTTCGTGTGGCGGCTCCTGCTCGTCTGCGGCGACCCGGAGGACCCGAGCACGTACTTCGGCGGCTACGACAAGAGCGAGGTCTCGCCGATCTCCTGCCCGGACAACCTCGCCTTCGACAAGTACGGCAACCTGTGGGTCTCCACCGACGGTGCGGGGAGCAGCATCGGGGTCAACGACGCGCTGCACGGTGTCGCCGTCGACGGCACCCGCCGGGGCGAGGTCCGCACCTTCCTCACGGTGCCCCTCGGGGCCGAGACGTGCGGACCGATCGTCACCGACGAGCGGGTCATGGTCGCCGTCCAGCACCCGGGCGAGGCCGACGGCGCCTCGTTCGAGAACCGGGTCTCGAACTGGCCGGACGGTGGGGACTCCCTGCCGCGGCCGTCCGTCGTGACGGTCTGGCGGGCGGACGGGAAGAAGATCGGCCACGCCTGAGGCCCAGGCTCTGCCGAGACCCGCCGGGCTCGGGGTCCTCCGGTCCCCGGGCCCGGCCGCTCGAGCACCTCCGGAATCCGTGGGCGGGCGGTAGCCGTACAAGGGGCGAGCGTGTCGGATCGTCGCTACGCTCGCGGGCACCCTGGCAACGGCGGAGGTGGAGGCAGCGATGTTCCTCACGAAGGCGGTCCACAAGCTCGAGCAGGCCTCGGCGATCGACCCCGTGGTCGAGACGGTGACCAAGGTCGTGAACGGGATCCTGCCACCGGGGCCCGTCAAGGACGCCCTCCACGGCCGACCGCTGGGACACGCGCTGCACCCCCTGCTCGTCGCCCTCCCCATCGGGCTCAGCACCGGTGCGTCGATGCTGGATCTCACCGGCGGTGAGCGCTACCGGCCGGCGGCGCAGCGCCTGGTGGGCGCGGCGGTGCTCTCGGTCCTCCCGACGGCGGCCTCCGGCCTCGCGGACTGGTCCGAGCTCGGCTCGTCGAAGCGCCCCAAGCGCGTCGGGCTCGTCCACGCGAGCTACAACGTCGTCGCCACGAGCCTCTACGCCGCGTCCTGGCTCGCACGTCGGAGCGGCCACCACCGCCGCGGCGCCCTTCTGGCACTTCTCGGCGCGGGTGGCCTCGCCGCGGGCGGGTACCTCGGCGGGCACCTGGTCTACTCCCAGGGCGTGGCCGTCAGCCGCAACGCCGACCGCACGCCGAAGCCCCGGAAGTGGACGGACGTCGCGCCGGTGTCGGACCTCGACTCCGGGACGCTCCGGATCGACGTCTCCGGGCAGCCCGTGATGATCACCCGGCAGGGCGGACGGCTCTACGCTCTCGGCGCCGTGTGCAGCCACCTCGGCGGCCCCCTGGACGAGGGCGACATCACGGCGGAGGGCTGCGTCGTCTGCCCGTGGCACGGCAGCACGTTCCGGCTGGACGACGGCTCGGTCGCCCGGGGCCCGGCCTCCGTGCCCCAGATCGCCTACGAGGTCCGGACGGTCGGCGACCGCCTCGAGGTGCGCGCCAAGGACTGACCCCCGTGACCAGGCGCACGACCCCCCGGCGCGACCAGCACCCCGCGCCCGGGTGACAATGGTCGGATGCCCGACGGCCCCCTGATCGTCCAGTCCGACAAGTCACTCCTCCTCGAGGTGGACCACCCGCGCGCCGGCGAGGCCCGGCGGGCCATCGCCCCGTTCGCGGAGCTCGAGCGCGCACCCGAGCACGTCCACACCTACCGGCTCACCCCGCTCGGCCTGTGGAACGCCCGGGCCGCCGGGCACGACGCCGAGCAGGTCGTCTCCGCCCTCATCGAGTTCTCCCGGTACTCGGTGCCGCACGCGCTCCTCGTCGACGTCGCCGAGACGATGGACCGCTACGGCCGCCTCCAGCTGCTCAAGCACCCCACCCACGGGCTGGTCCTGCACGCCCTCGACGTGCCGGTGCTCGAGGAGGTGCTGCGCTCCAAGCGGGTCAAGGGCCTGGTGGGCGAGCGGCTGGACGCCGAGGACGTCGTCGTCCACGCCTCCGAGCGCGGCCACCTCAAGCAGGTGCTGCTCAAGCTCGGCTGGCCCGCCGAGGACCTCGCCGGGTACGTCGACGGCGAGGCGCACCCCATCGCCCTGGAGCAGGAGGGCTGGCACCTGCGCCCGTACCAGGAGGAGGCGGTGGAGACCTTCTGGCACGGCGGCTCCGGCGTCGTCGTCCTGCCCTGCGGTGCGGGCAAGACCCTCGTGGGTGCCGGCGCGATGGCGCGGTCCTCCACGACGACCCTCATCCTCGTCACCAACACCGTCTCGGCCCGCCAGTGGCGCGAGGAGCTCGTCCGCCGCACGTCGCTGAGCGAGGACGAGATCGGCGAGTACTCCGGCTCGCGCAAGGAGGTCCGGCCGGTGACGATCGCGACCTACCAGGTGCTCACCACGAAGCGGAAGGGCGTCTACACCCACCTCGAGCTCCTCGACGCCCACGACTGGGGTCTGATCCTCTACGACGAGGTCCACCTCCTGCCCGCGCCCATCTTCCGCATGACGGCGGACCTGCAGGCCCGCCGCCGGCTCGGCCTCACCGCCACCCTGGTCCGGGAGGACGGCCGGGAGGACGAGGTCTTCTCCCTCATCGGGCCCAAGCGCTACGACGCGCCCTGGAAGGACATCGAGGCCCAGGGCTACATCGCGCCCGCGAGCTGCGTCGAGGTCCGCCTGACCCTGCCCGAGTCGGACCGGATGGTCTACGCCACCGCGGAGCCCGAGGAGCGGTACCGCCTCGCCGCCTCCGCGGCGGGGAAGACGCGGGTGGTCCGCGAGATCCTCGCCAAGCACCCCGGCGAGCAGACCCTCGTCATCGGCCAGTACATCGACCAGCTCGAGGAGCTCGCCGAGTCCCTGGGCGCCCCGCTCATCACGGGTCAGACCACCGTCACCGAGCGCCAGCGGCTCTTCGACGCCTTCCGCGCGGGCGAGGTCCAGGTGCTCGTCGTGTCCAAGGTGGCGAACTTCTCCATCGACCTGCCCGAGGCCTCCGTGGCCGTGCAGGTGTCCGGGTCGTTCGGCTCACGCCAGGAGGAGGCGCAACGGCTCGGCCGTCTCATGCGGCCCAAGTCCGACGGGAAGTCGGCGCACTTCTACGCCGTCGTGGCCCGGGACACCGTCGACCAGGACTTCGCCGCCCACCGGCAGCGGTTCCTCGCCGAGCAGGGCTACGCCTACACCATCGTCGACGCCGAGGACCTCGCCACGGC
Coding sequences within it:
- a CDS encoding Rieske (2Fe-2S) protein is translated as MFLTKAVHKLEQASAIDPVVETVTKVVNGILPPGPVKDALHGRPLGHALHPLLVALPIGLSTGASMLDLTGGERYRPAAQRLVGAAVLSVLPTAASGLADWSELGSSKRPKRVGLVHASYNVVATSLYAASWLARRSGHHRRGALLALLGAGGLAAGGYLGGHLVYSQGVAVSRNADRTPKPRKWTDVAPVSDLDSGTLRIDVSGQPVMITRQGGRLYALGAVCSHLGGPLDEGDITAEGCVVCPWHGSTFRLDDGSVARGPASVPQIAYEVRTVGDRLEVRAKD
- a CDS encoding DNA repair helicase XPB, encoding MPDGPLIVQSDKSLLLEVDHPRAGEARRAIAPFAELERAPEHVHTYRLTPLGLWNARAAGHDAEQVVSALIEFSRYSVPHALLVDVAETMDRYGRLQLLKHPTHGLVLHALDVPVLEEVLRSKRVKGLVGERLDAEDVVVHASERGHLKQVLLKLGWPAEDLAGYVDGEAHPIALEQEGWHLRPYQEEAVETFWHGGSGVVVLPCGAGKTLVGAGAMARSSTTTLILVTNTVSARQWREELVRRTSLSEDEIGEYSGSRKEVRPVTIATYQVLTTKRKGVYTHLELLDAHDWGLILYDEVHLLPAPIFRMTADLQARRRLGLTATLVREDGREDEVFSLIGPKRYDAPWKDIEAQGYIAPASCVEVRLTLPESDRMVYATAEPEERYRLAASAAGKTRVVREILAKHPGEQTLVIGQYIDQLEELAESLGAPLITGQTTVTERQRLFDAFRAGEVQVLVVSKVANFSIDLPEASVAVQVSGSFGSRQEEAQRLGRLMRPKSDGKSAHFYAVVARDTVDQDFAAHRQRFLAEQGYAYTIVDAEDLATA